In Mycobacterium gallinarum, a single window of DNA contains:
- a CDS encoding DUF5130 domain-containing protein → MASGDVVTTRSTELAELPRGWVVTNSGRISGVTEPGELSVHYPFPVNDLAFLDDALKYGSRAAKARFAVYLGDLGADTAATARQILAKVPTPDNAVLLAVSPDQRAIEVVYGSEVSGRGIEESAPKGVTAAAELFKDGKLIPGLIKAVEVMSAGVSPAAH, encoded by the coding sequence GTGGCAAGTGGTGACGTCGTAACTACTCGTTCCACGGAACTCGCCGAGCTGCCGCGCGGCTGGGTCGTCACGAACAGCGGCCGGATCTCCGGGGTCACCGAGCCCGGCGAGTTGTCGGTGCACTACCCCTTCCCGGTCAACGATCTGGCGTTTCTCGACGACGCGCTGAAATACGGTTCGCGCGCCGCCAAGGCCCGTTTCGCGGTGTACCTCGGGGACCTCGGCGCCGATACCGCGGCGACCGCTCGCCAGATCCTGGCGAAGGTGCCGACACCGGACAACGCCGTGCTGCTCGCGGTGTCCCCCGACCAGCGCGCGATCGAGGTGGTCTACGGCAGCGAGGTCAGCGGCCGCGGCATCGAGGAGTCCGCACCCAAGGGAGTGACCGCCGCCGCGGAGCTGTTCAAGGACGGCAAGCTCATCCCGGGCCTGATCAAGGCCGTCGAGGTGATGAGCGCCGGGGTCTCACCAGCAGCTCATTAG
- a CDS encoding acyl-CoA thioesterase, giving the protein MTHGFIAPVHVRWSDIDMYQHVNHATMVTLLEEARIPFLREPFGPEIDTIGLLIADVHISYKAQVRLIDSPLQVTMWTKKVRSVDFTIGYEVRPVGASADSKPAVIADTQLAAVHIREQRLQRLSDGQKAYLRQWLR; this is encoded by the coding sequence GTGACACATGGTTTCATCGCGCCGGTGCACGTCCGTTGGTCGGACATCGACATGTATCAGCACGTCAACCACGCGACTATGGTCACACTCCTCGAAGAGGCACGGATTCCGTTTCTGCGTGAGCCGTTCGGTCCTGAGATCGACACCATCGGCCTGCTGATCGCGGACGTGCACATCTCCTACAAGGCGCAGGTGCGACTGATCGATTCGCCCTTGCAGGTGACGATGTGGACGAAGAAGGTGCGGTCTGTCGATTTCACCATCGGATACGAAGTGCGGCCGGTGGGTGCGTCTGCCGACTCGAAACCCGCCGTGATCGCCGATACACAGCTGGCCGCCGTACATATCAGAGAGCAAAGACTGCAACGACTTTCAGATGGTCAGAAGGCGTATTTGCGGCAATGGTTGAGATGA
- a CDS encoding HNH endonuclease: MAHRKKGPSKRAGHRLHDAAAGLSGPAVSHSQSRVLHSVETHPPSTREGSLWGRRRVLLLNSTYEPLTALPMRRAVIMLMCGKADVVHDDPGGPVIHSASRSIVVPSVIRLRSYVRVPYRARIPMTRAALMHRDRFRCAYCGGKADTVDHVVPRSRGGEHSWENCVAACSTCNHRKADRLLSELGWSLRSVPVPPKGQHWRLLSSVKELDPAWVRYLGEGAA, translated from the coding sequence ATGGCGCATCGCAAGAAAGGCCCGTCCAAAAGGGCTGGCCACCGGCTTCACGACGCCGCAGCGGGCTTGTCCGGGCCCGCAGTGTCGCATTCGCAGTCGCGCGTCCTGCACAGCGTCGAAACCCATCCGCCCAGTACCAGGGAAGGCTCGCTGTGGGGCCGGCGGCGGGTACTCCTGCTGAACTCCACGTACGAACCGTTGACCGCTCTGCCCATGCGGCGGGCGGTCATCATGCTGATGTGCGGAAAAGCCGACGTGGTCCACGACGATCCGGGCGGCCCCGTCATCCACTCCGCCAGCCGCTCCATCGTGGTGCCCTCGGTCATCCGGCTGCGGTCCTACGTCCGAGTGCCTTACCGTGCGCGCATCCCGATGACCAGGGCAGCGCTGATGCACCGCGACCGGTTCCGCTGCGCCTATTGCGGCGGCAAGGCCGACACCGTCGACCATGTGGTGCCACGCAGTCGCGGCGGCGAGCATTCGTGGGAGAACTGTGTGGCGGCCTGCTCGACGTGCAACCACCGCAAGGCCGACCGTTTGCTCTCCGAACTCGGCTGGTCTCTGCGCTCGGTGCCGGTACCGCCGAAGGGCCAGCATTGGCGACTGCTGTCCAGCGTGAAGGAACTCGATCCGGCATGGGTTCGGTATCTGGGCGAAGGCGCGGCCTGA
- the ctaJ gene encoding aa3-type cytochrome oxidase subunit CtaJ: MSTALTHSLLGGVPLAVLLVLMFLIYVVGPKRKGPHPATYKMSDKWTHDPILWAADEPADHGGHGAGHGSHPVTVGGGASGKW, from the coding sequence GTGAGCACAGCACTTACTCATTCCCTCCTTGGCGGGGTTCCACTGGCCGTGCTGCTGGTGTTGATGTTCTTGATCTACGTCGTCGGTCCAAAGCGCAAGGGCCCGCATCCGGCTACCTACAAGATGTCCGACAAGTGGACGCATGACCCGATCCTGTGGGCAGCCGATGAACCCGCCGATCACGGCGGTCATGGGGCTGGCCATGGTTCGCACCCCGTCACGGTAGGAGGCGGCGCAAGTGGCAAGTGGTGA
- a CDS encoding glycoside hydrolase family 13 protein has translation MSQDVSAREPWWSHALFYQVYPRSFYDSNGDGLGDLDGVIAKLDYLEALGVDAIWLNPVMVSPMADNGYDVADPRDVDPMFGGIGALDRLTEAAHAAGIKVTMDLVPNHTSSAHPWFQAALAASPGSDQRGRYIFRDGSGPGGVHPPNNWVSIFGGPAWTRVVEADGNPGQWYLHLFDAEQPDLNWDNPEVFDDLEKTLRFWLERGVDGFRIDVAHGMAKPPGLPDMEHIKAEVLLADMDDDPRFNNDGVHDIHRQIRGVFDDYDNAVAIGEVWVYDNEQFSQYVRADELHLAFNFRLLRAEFDATDIRHAIENSLAAAHLVDATPSWTLANHDVDREPTRYGGGAVGLDRAKAMTLAMLALPGAVFIYNGEELGLPNVDLPDEALRDPVWERSGHTRRGRDASRVPVPWEGEAPPFGFSDSSDTWLPLPEDWATLTVEQQDGDPASTLTFYRRAIELRRDRAEFAGPTIEWLDSPADTLTFRNSGGLVCVLNAGADAIALPDDEVLLASAELVGGKLPPNAAAWLV, from the coding sequence ATGAGTCAGGACGTGAGTGCCCGTGAGCCTTGGTGGTCGCACGCGCTGTTTTATCAGGTCTATCCGCGATCGTTCTACGACAGCAACGGCGACGGTCTCGGCGATCTCGACGGTGTGATCGCCAAGCTGGACTACCTCGAGGCACTCGGCGTCGACGCGATCTGGCTCAACCCGGTCATGGTGTCGCCGATGGCCGACAACGGCTATGACGTGGCCGACCCCCGCGACGTCGACCCGATGTTCGGCGGCATCGGAGCGCTGGACCGGCTGACAGAGGCCGCGCACGCCGCGGGAATCAAGGTGACGATGGATCTGGTGCCCAACCACACCAGCTCGGCGCACCCCTGGTTCCAGGCGGCGTTGGCCGCCAGCCCCGGCAGCGATCAACGCGGGCGCTACATCTTCCGCGACGGCAGCGGCCCCGGCGGTGTTCATCCCCCGAACAACTGGGTGTCGATCTTCGGCGGGCCGGCGTGGACGCGCGTCGTCGAAGCCGACGGCAATCCCGGGCAGTGGTACCTGCACCTCTTCGACGCCGAACAGCCGGATCTGAACTGGGACAACCCGGAGGTCTTCGACGATCTCGAGAAGACGCTGCGGTTCTGGCTCGAGCGCGGCGTCGACGGGTTCCGCATCGATGTCGCACACGGGATGGCCAAGCCGCCGGGACTGCCCGACATGGAGCACATCAAGGCTGAAGTGCTGCTGGCCGATATGGACGACGACCCGCGTTTCAACAACGACGGCGTGCACGACATCCACCGGCAGATCCGCGGGGTGTTCGACGATTACGACAACGCGGTCGCCATCGGCGAGGTCTGGGTGTACGACAACGAGCAGTTCTCGCAGTACGTGCGGGCCGATGAGCTGCATCTGGCCTTCAACTTCCGCCTGCTGCGCGCGGAGTTCGACGCCACCGACATCCGTCATGCCATCGAGAACTCGCTTGCCGCAGCGCATCTCGTGGATGCGACGCCGAGCTGGACGCTGGCCAATCACGACGTCGACCGTGAACCGACCCGGTACGGCGGCGGAGCCGTCGGCCTGGACCGCGCCAAGGCGATGACGCTGGCGATGCTGGCACTGCCCGGCGCGGTGTTCATCTACAACGGCGAAGAGCTGGGCCTGCCCAACGTCGACCTGCCCGACGAGGCGCTGCGCGATCCGGTGTGGGAGCGCTCGGGTCACACGCGGCGCGGGCGCGACGCCAGCCGGGTGCCGGTGCCGTGGGAGGGCGAGGCACCTCCGTTCGGGTTCTCGGACAGTTCTGACACCTGGCTGCCGCTGCCTGAGGACTGGGCGACGTTGACCGTCGAGCAGCAGGACGGTGATCCGGCGTCGACGCTGACGTTCTACCGGCGAGCAATCGAATTGCGGCGGGATCGAGCCGAATTCGCCGGTCCGACGATCGAATGGCTCGACTCCCCGGCCGACACGTTGACGTTCCGGAATAGCGGCGGGTTGGTATGCGTGCTCAATGCCGGCGCCGACGCGATAGCGCTGCCCGACGATGAGGTGTTGTTGGCGAGTGCTGAACTGGTGGGCGGCAAGCTGCCGCCGAACGCCGCCGCCTGGCTGGTCTAG
- the ettA gene encoding energy-dependent translational throttle protein EttA — MAEFIYSMRKVRKAHGDKVILDDVSLNFLPGAKIGVVGPNGAGKSSVLRIMAGLDTPNNGDALLQPGATVGILMQEPELDETKTVRENVEEGVAIKAKLNRYNEVAELMATDYSDELMEEMGKLQEELDAADAWDIDSQLEQAMDALRCPPADEPVTHLSGGEKRRVALCKLLLSKPDLLLLDEPTNHLDAESVLWLEQHLASYKGAILAVTHDRYFLDNVAEWILELDRGRAYPYEGNYSTYLEKKAERVAVQGRKDAKLQKRLQEELAWVRSGAKARQAKNKARLGRYEEMVTEAEKTRKLDFEEIQIPVGPRLGNVVVEVEHLDKGFEGRTLIKDLSFTLPRNGIVGVIGPNGVGKTTLFKTIVGLEQPDSGTVKVGETVKLSYVDQSRGGIDPKKTVWEVVSDKLDYIEVGQNEIPSRAYVSAFGFKGPDQQKPAGVLSGGERNRLNLALTLKEGGNLILLDEPTNDLDVETLSSLENALENFPGCAVVISHDRWFLDRTCTHILAWEGDDDNEAKWFWFEGNFGGYEENKIERLGADAARPHRVTHRRLTRD, encoded by the coding sequence ATGGCCGAATTCATCTATTCGATGCGGAAGGTCCGCAAGGCGCACGGCGACAAGGTCATCCTTGACGACGTCAGTCTGAACTTCCTTCCAGGCGCGAAGATCGGCGTTGTCGGTCCTAACGGGGCTGGTAAGTCGAGCGTCTTGCGGATCATGGCCGGGCTCGACACCCCCAACAACGGCGATGCGCTGCTCCAACCGGGTGCGACGGTCGGCATTCTGATGCAGGAGCCGGAGCTCGACGAGACCAAGACGGTCCGCGAGAACGTTGAAGAAGGCGTTGCGATCAAGGCCAAGCTCAACCGCTACAACGAGGTCGCCGAGCTGATGGCCACCGACTACAGCGATGAGCTGATGGAGGAGATGGGCAAGCTCCAGGAGGAGCTCGACGCCGCCGACGCCTGGGACATCGACTCCCAGCTCGAACAGGCGATGGACGCGCTGCGCTGCCCACCGGCCGACGAGCCCGTCACCCATCTGTCCGGCGGCGAGAAGCGGCGGGTGGCGCTGTGCAAGCTGCTGCTGTCCAAGCCCGACCTGCTGCTGCTCGACGAGCCGACCAACCACCTCGACGCCGAGAGCGTTTTGTGGCTCGAACAGCATCTCGCCAGCTACAAGGGCGCCATCCTGGCCGTCACGCACGACCGCTACTTCCTGGACAACGTCGCGGAGTGGATCCTGGAGCTCGACCGCGGACGCGCTTACCCGTACGAGGGCAACTACTCCACCTACCTGGAGAAGAAGGCCGAGCGCGTCGCCGTTCAGGGTCGCAAGGATGCCAAGCTGCAGAAGCGACTGCAGGAGGAGCTGGCCTGGGTCCGGTCTGGCGCCAAGGCGCGCCAGGCCAAGAACAAGGCCCGCCTCGGACGCTACGAAGAGATGGTCACCGAGGCGGAGAAGACCCGCAAGCTCGACTTCGAGGAAATTCAGATCCCGGTCGGCCCGCGCCTCGGCAACGTGGTCGTCGAGGTGGAGCATCTCGACAAGGGGTTCGAGGGGCGCACCCTCATCAAGGACCTGTCGTTCACTCTTCCGCGCAACGGAATCGTCGGCGTCATCGGCCCCAACGGTGTAGGTAAGACCACGCTGTTCAAGACCATCGTCGGTCTCGAGCAGCCGGACAGCGGCACCGTGAAGGTCGGCGAGACGGTCAAGCTCAGCTACGTAGACCAGAGCCGCGGCGGCATCGACCCCAAGAAGACCGTGTGGGAAGTGGTTTCCGACAAGCTGGACTACATCGAGGTCGGACAGAATGAGATCCCGTCGAGGGCGTATGTCTCGGCATTCGGTTTCAAGGGTCCGGATCAGCAGAAGCCCGCCGGCGTGCTGTCGGGTGGTGAACGCAACCGGCTCAACCTGGCGCTCACCCTCAAAGAGGGCGGCAACCTGATCCTGCTCGACGAGCCGACCAACGATCTCGACGTCGAAACGCTGTCCTCGCTCGAGAACGCGCTGGAGAATTTCCCCGGCTGTGCAGTCGTGATCTCGCACGATCGCTGGTTCCTCGACCGCACGTGCACGCACATCCTGGCGTGGGAGGGCGACGACGACAACGAGGCCAAGTGGTTCTGGTTCGAAGGCAACTTCGGCGGCTACGAGGAGAACAAGATCGAGCGGCTCGGTGCCGACGCGGCACGTCCGCACAGGGTGACCCACCGCCGCCTCACGCGAGACTAG
- a CDS encoding HNH endonuclease: MAVSRTRRARAARKRKKRMAAVDHDLTAEQWAAIKDAWEGCAYCGATDAALQRDCVMAISRGGRYTIDNVVPACARCNTSKCNDEVTGWMRRKRLDERRFLQRYVEIRAALLADAG; encoded by the coding sequence ATGGCGGTCAGTCGGACGAGACGAGCGCGCGCTGCGCGCAAGCGCAAGAAACGGATGGCCGCCGTCGACCATGACCTGACCGCCGAGCAGTGGGCAGCCATCAAGGATGCCTGGGAAGGTTGCGCTTACTGCGGGGCGACCGACGCTGCACTACAGCGCGATTGCGTCATGGCGATATCCCGCGGCGGGCGCTACACCATCGACAACGTCGTGCCCGCTTGCGCCAGGTGCAACACCAGCAAGTGCAACGACGAAGTCACCGGATGGATGCGCCGTAAGCGCCTCGACGAACGCAGATTTCTCCAGCGATACGTCGAGATCCGTGCGGCGCTGTTGGCCGACGCCGGCTAA
- a CDS encoding globin: MTQPQRSFYDEVGGHDTFRTLVSRFYQLVREDEILLPLYPEKDLDGAEVRLRMFLEQYWGGPRTYSDQRGHPRLRMRHAPFRIGYLERDAWLRCMHTAVAEIDSQTLDDEHREELLAYLEMAAHSMVNSPF; the protein is encoded by the coding sequence GTGACTCAGCCCCAGCGGTCGTTCTACGACGAAGTCGGTGGCCATGACACGTTCCGAACCCTCGTGTCGCGGTTCTACCAGTTGGTGCGCGAGGACGAGATCCTGCTCCCGCTGTATCCCGAGAAAGACCTCGACGGCGCCGAGGTGCGGCTGCGGATGTTCCTCGAGCAGTATTGGGGCGGGCCGCGGACCTACTCCGATCAGCGCGGTCATCCGAGGCTGCGCATGCGGCACGCACCGTTTCGGATCGGCTATCTCGAGCGCGACGCATGGCTGCGCTGCATGCACACCGCCGTCGCGGAGATCGACTCGCAGACGTTGGACGACGAGCATCGCGAAGAGCTCCTGGCCTATCTGGAGATGGCCGCGCACTCGATGGTCAACTCACCCTTCTGA
- a CDS encoding NAD-glutamate dehydrogenase — MSVNPGAIGGPAGPGRAGPSAPHALSPEDVARLAHAYLDTYRGPHDAPASDASLTLPVDMSSRQMMGPALVTAHHRLGQRRAVGETRVAVYGGDDPKGFGPAMQIVTDYSPMVMDSVTVLLHRFGVSYSAIMNPVFRVRRSSNGELLDVRPSADPAASREGVDESWIHVQLGQAADSGALTQVAQLLPGVLADARQVALDSSAMGASMRQLAFELDNDHNGRFPGRDRKDVAALLRWLADGHFVLLGYQRCSVDNGRSSVDPASRLGVLRLRQDVLPQLTHSDELLVLAQATIPSYLRYGAYPYIVVVREQLGPTVIEHRFVGLFTVAATNANVLEIPLISGRVREALALSQRDPSHPGQLLLDIIQTIPRSELFALSARALLDMVKAVVDLGSRRRTLLFMRADSLAHFVSCLVYLPRDRYTTDVRLEMQNILVRELGGVSIEYTARVSESPWAVVHFTVRMPDGSRPADIDASMENETRIQGLLTEAARTWGDLLTGAVRTGSIDQAKAAHYASAFSESYKQAFTPHEAINDIAIIEELQDNSIKPVLLDAVEEHIAQLTLYLGGQSASLSALLPMLQSMGVVVLEERPFTVTRPDGLPVWIYQFKMSPHSSVPEVPPGPERDAAQMRFADAVTAIWHGRAEIDRFNELVLRAGLTWQQVAVVRSYAKYLKQAGFPYSQSHIESVINDNAATARSLVELFEALFCPTAPTDDAPRRRDAQAAAAAVAADIDALVSLDTDRVLRAFASMIQATLRTNYFVTRQESARARNVLSFKLNPGLIDELPLPRPRFEIFVYSPRVEGVHLRFGHVARGGLRWSDRREDFRTEILGLVKAQAVKNAVIVPVGAKGGFVVKDPPPATGDAAADRDAQRSEGVACYRLFISGLLDVTDNVDKVTGAVVTPADVVRRDGDDAYLVVAADKGTATFSDIANEVALSYGFWLGDAFASGGSVGYDHKAMGITAKGAWESVKRHFKEMGVDTQSEDFTVVGVGDMSGDVFGNGMLLSKHIRLRAAFDHRHIFIDPDPDAATSWDERKRLFELPRSSWEDYNASLISEGGGVYSREQKAIPISSQARTALGIEDGVEELTPPALMKAILMAPADLLFNGGIGTYIKAETESDADVGDRANDPVRVNGNQVRAKVIGEGGNLGVTSLGRVEFDLAGGRINTDALDNSAGVDCSDHEVNIKILIDSLVTAGKVSPQDRTELLLSMTDEVGRLVLEDNVDQNDLLGTSRANSASLLPVHARMIKDFVHDRGLNRELEALPSEKEISRRSEIGIGLTSPELATLMAHVKLALKDDVLASDLPDQDAFAARLPVYFPARLREEFGADIRAHQLRREIVTTMLVNDLVDTSGISYAYRVAEDVGVGPVDAVRSYAATDAIFRISDVLRQIRVASENGVSVVVSDRMTLDLRRLIDRAGRWLLNYRPQPLAVGAEINRFAAKVAALTPRMSEWLRGDDQAIVSKEAGEFSSQGVSSDLAYMIATGLYQYSLLDVIDIADIVDREPAEVADTYFALMDHFNTDSLLTAVSRLERDDRWHSLARLAIRDDIYGSLRALCFDVLAVGEPDETGEEKIAEWESTNSSRVGRARRTLAEIYEGGELDLATLSVAARQIRSMTRTSGTGTSG, encoded by the coding sequence ATGTCGGTGAATCCGGGAGCCATCGGCGGACCAGCTGGTCCCGGTCGCGCCGGACCTTCAGCACCTCACGCGCTGAGCCCGGAAGACGTCGCGCGGCTCGCGCACGCCTATCTCGATACCTACCGCGGCCCGCACGATGCACCCGCGTCCGACGCGTCGCTGACCCTGCCGGTCGATATGTCGTCGCGCCAGATGATGGGCCCGGCGCTCGTGACCGCGCATCATCGCCTTGGGCAGCGTCGGGCGGTCGGCGAAACGCGGGTCGCGGTATACGGCGGGGACGACCCGAAGGGCTTCGGTCCGGCGATGCAGATCGTCACTGATTACAGCCCGATGGTGATGGATTCGGTGACCGTGCTGCTGCACCGATTCGGCGTCTCGTACTCGGCGATCATGAACCCGGTCTTCCGGGTGCGACGAAGCTCGAACGGCGAGCTGCTCGACGTCCGGCCGTCCGCCGACCCGGCGGCGTCGCGTGAAGGCGTCGATGAGTCTTGGATCCATGTTCAACTCGGCCAAGCCGCGGACAGCGGCGCGCTCACCCAGGTTGCCCAGTTGCTGCCGGGCGTCCTGGCCGACGCACGGCAGGTCGCGCTGGACTCCAGCGCGATGGGTGCCTCGATGCGCCAACTGGCGTTCGAACTCGATAACGACCACAACGGCCGATTCCCCGGGCGGGATCGCAAAGACGTTGCAGCGCTGCTGCGGTGGCTCGCCGACGGGCACTTCGTGCTGCTCGGCTACCAACGCTGCTCCGTCGACAATGGTCGATCTTCGGTGGACCCGGCGAGCCGGCTCGGCGTCCTCCGGCTGCGCCAGGATGTGCTGCCGCAGTTGACGCACAGCGACGAGCTGCTTGTGCTGGCTCAGGCGACCATCCCCAGCTACCTTCGTTACGGCGCGTACCCTTACATCGTCGTCGTACGCGAGCAGTTGGGTCCGACGGTGATAGAACACCGTTTCGTCGGCCTGTTCACCGTCGCGGCGACCAATGCCAATGTGCTTGAAATACCGCTGATTTCCGGGCGAGTGCGCGAGGCGTTGGCGCTCTCGCAGCGCGATCCGAGCCACCCGGGCCAGTTGCTGCTCGACATCATCCAGACCATTCCCCGTTCGGAGTTGTTCGCGCTGTCGGCACGGGCGCTGCTCGACATGGTCAAGGCGGTCGTCGACCTCGGGTCGCGACGCCGCACCCTGTTGTTCATGCGGGCCGATTCGCTCGCCCATTTCGTCTCGTGTCTGGTGTACCTTCCCCGTGACCGTTACACCACCGACGTGCGGCTGGAGATGCAGAACATCCTGGTGCGCGAGCTCGGCGGGGTCAGCATCGAGTACACCGCACGCGTCAGTGAATCACCATGGGCCGTAGTGCATTTCACGGTCCGCATGCCCGACGGCTCGCGTCCGGCGGACATCGATGCCTCGATGGAGAACGAAACCCGCATCCAGGGTCTGCTGACAGAGGCGGCCCGCACGTGGGGAGACCTGCTGACCGGTGCGGTCAGGACCGGTTCCATCGACCAAGCCAAGGCAGCGCACTACGCGTCGGCGTTCTCGGAGTCCTACAAGCAGGCCTTCACGCCGCATGAAGCGATCAACGACATCGCCATCATCGAAGAGCTGCAAGATAATTCGATCAAGCCTGTGCTCCTGGACGCCGTCGAGGAACACATCGCGCAGCTCACCCTGTATCTCGGCGGACAGTCCGCGTCCCTGAGTGCCCTACTCCCGATGCTGCAGTCGATGGGTGTCGTGGTGCTCGAGGAGCGGCCGTTCACCGTGACCCGACCCGACGGTTTGCCGGTGTGGATCTACCAATTCAAGATGTCGCCGCACAGTTCCGTACCGGAGGTGCCGCCGGGCCCTGAACGCGACGCCGCCCAGATGCGCTTCGCCGATGCGGTGACCGCGATCTGGCACGGCCGCGCCGAGATCGACCGGTTCAACGAACTCGTCCTGCGGGCCGGCCTCACCTGGCAGCAGGTAGCCGTTGTACGCAGCTATGCGAAATATCTGAAGCAGGCGGGTTTTCCGTACAGCCAGTCACACATCGAGTCCGTGATCAACGACAACGCCGCGACGGCGCGATCGCTGGTCGAATTATTCGAGGCCCTGTTCTGTCCGACCGCGCCGACAGACGATGCGCCGCGACGACGCGACGCCCAGGCCGCCGCAGCAGCCGTCGCCGCCGACATCGACGCCTTGGTCAGTCTCGACACCGACCGAGTTCTGCGCGCGTTCGCGTCGATGATTCAGGCCACGCTGCGCACCAACTACTTCGTCACCCGGCAGGAGTCCGCGCGCGCACGAAACGTCCTGTCCTTCAAGCTGAACCCAGGCCTGATCGACGAACTCCCGCTGCCGCGACCCAGGTTCGAGATCTTCGTGTACTCGCCGCGCGTCGAGGGCGTACACCTGCGATTCGGGCATGTGGCCCGCGGCGGACTGCGCTGGTCGGATCGCAGAGAGGACTTCCGCACCGAGATCCTGGGCCTCGTGAAGGCTCAGGCGGTGAAGAACGCCGTCATCGTGCCGGTCGGCGCCAAGGGTGGGTTCGTCGTCAAGGACCCGCCCCCGGCCACCGGCGACGCCGCAGCCGACCGAGACGCCCAACGCAGCGAGGGCGTGGCGTGCTACCGACTCTTCATCTCCGGTCTGCTCGACGTCACCGACAACGTCGACAAGGTCACCGGGGCGGTTGTGACGCCGGCCGACGTCGTGCGCAGGGACGGCGACGACGCGTATCTCGTCGTCGCCGCCGACAAGGGCACCGCGACGTTCTCAGACATCGCCAACGAGGTGGCGCTGTCCTACGGCTTCTGGCTCGGCGACGCCTTCGCGTCGGGCGGATCGGTGGGCTACGACCACAAGGCGATGGGTATCACCGCCAAGGGTGCGTGGGAATCGGTCAAACGGCATTTCAAAGAGATGGGCGTCGACACCCAGTCCGAGGACTTCACCGTCGTCGGCGTCGGTGACATGAGCGGCGACGTGTTCGGCAACGGAATGCTGCTGTCCAAGCACATTCGACTGCGCGCCGCGTTCGACCATCGGCACATCTTCATCGACCCGGACCCCGACGCGGCGACGTCGTGGGACGAGCGCAAGCGACTGTTTGAACTGCCGCGGTCCAGCTGGGAGGACTACAACGCCTCGCTGATCAGCGAGGGCGGCGGCGTGTACAGCAGGGAACAGAAGGCGATCCCGATCAGCTCGCAGGCCCGCACGGCACTGGGCATCGAGGACGGCGTCGAGGAACTCACCCCACCCGCGCTGATGAAGGCGATCCTGATGGCGCCTGCGGATCTGCTGTTCAACGGCGGCATCGGCACCTACATCAAGGCCGAGACGGAGTCCGATGCCGACGTCGGCGATCGTGCCAACGATCCCGTGCGGGTCAACGGTAATCAGGTGCGCGCCAAGGTCATCGGAGAAGGTGGCAACCTGGGCGTGACTTCACTGGGGCGGGTCGAGTTTGATCTCGCAGGGGGCCGGATCAACACCGATGCGCTGGACAACTCGGCAGGCGTCGACTGTTCCGACCACGAGGTCAACATCAAGATCCTGATCGATTCACTCGTCACCGCGGGCAAGGTCAGTCCGCAGGACCGCACCGAACTGCTGCTGTCGATGACCGACGAGGTCGGTCGTCTTGTTCTCGAGGACAACGTCGATCAGAACGATCTGCTGGGCACCAGCCGCGCGAACTCGGCCAGTCTGCTCCCCGTCCACGCCCGCATGATCAAGGACTTCGTCCACGATCGTGGGCTGAACCGGGAACTCGAGGCGCTGCCATCCGAGAAAGAGATCAGTCGTCGCTCCGAAATCGGAATCGGTTTGACTTCACCGGAACTCGCGACGCTGATGGCTCACGTCAAACTTGCTCTCAAGGACGACGTGCTCGCCAGCGACCTGCCCGATCAGGACGCGTTCGCTGCTCGCCTGCCGGTGTATTTCCCCGCCAGGCTTCGCGAGGAGTTCGGCGCGGACATCCGTGCGCACCAGCTGCGTCGGGAGATCGTCACCACGATGCTGGTGAACGACCTCGTCGACACCAGCGGCATCAGCTACGCCTACCGGGTCGCCGAAGACGTCGGTGTGGGGCCGGTGGACGCGGTCCGAAGCTATGCGGCGACCGACGCCATCTTCCGGATCAGCGACGTGTTGCGTCAGATCCGCGTGGCCAGCGAAAACGGGGTGTCGGTGGTGGTGTCGGACCGGATGACATTGGATCTGCGGCGGCTCATCGACCGGGCCGGGCGCTGGCTGCTCAATTACCGGCCGCAACCGCTGGCGGTCGGGGCCGAGATCAATCGGTTTGCGGCCAAAGTCGCCGCCCTGACTCCGCGCATGTCGGAGTGGCTCCGCGGCGACGATCAGGCGATCGTGTCGAAGGAGGCCGGCGAGTTCAGTTCGCAGGGAGTGTCTTCCGACCTGGCGTACATGATCGCGACGGGGCTGTACCAGTACAGCCTGCTCGACGTCATCGACATCGCGGACATAGTCGACCGCGAACCGGCCGAGGTTGCGGACACGTACTTCGCGTTGATGGATCACTTCAACACCGACAGCCTGCTCACGGCGGTGTCACGGCTCGAACGGGATGACCGTTGGCATTCTCTGGCGCGGCTGGCGATTCGCGACGACATCTACGGTTCGCTACGTGCGTTGTGCTTCGATGTGCTGGCCGTGGGCGAGCCCGACGAGACCGGCGAGGAGAAGATCGCCGAGTGGGAGTCGACCAACAGTTCGCGAGTCGGCCGTGCGCGGCGAACGCTCGCCGAGATCTACGAGGGCGGAGAACTTGACCTGGCCACCCTGTCGGTGGCCGCCCGTCAGATTCGCAGCATGACTCGGACGAGTGGAACGGGGACGTCTGGGTGA